From a region of the Torulaspora globosa chromosome 7, complete sequence genome:
- the ESP1 gene encoding separase (ancestral locus Anc_3.441), whose protein sequence is MSKPEEPLNEVSLNTPAKKQAIYPASLLTKQSFSRHGGENVFRYEVKRSYVSSKYIDHHYGFISENLKRKKPIKSQIDLLHQSFSELYRIFIQVHMWEDLRLLTKRHLMVIVGLLNENDVNGATSEILHLYNATNNQAVKDLHGILLADFIYPNECYLTSLKLLALQAILRAKSAHEHADSILKLFALDKRYLLRDANVKIHMVIQLLLNFFMLLPSGKAMLGLKFLQYVKQYKLEFEGYIKNMDDLTFQDQLKYYAREMTDDARIYLACFYDDYSKYCSTPQKIMLTDFVQKSLKEHASLPDLIQQSNVTGSRSCFMNYSSKRLVQVTSSILKSEDCPISTAVSLLKQSWEVIRFNGGNETNGKRILFDKTLSFLNSKISVLTENQMAIRDLLELMAEYCIDDNQFKRMSNLVNVLFNSFVVLKNMEFLKLAAHLESRRYMLERESGLLRPIIEKFERFISKATSREAKLQIFGYLFNLQMAGRTLGKLQSFCQLVYLRCFQKLQLTKYIEFRNCSEVMLAFFYGVSPVKEINIEGWCPITQMLYSCISGKFCLGTIDVNPETNKWHFLHKYEVLIKAAYCFNIEMSKHSTFNLASITSNYMNKWVMRKSPSASEKVAAFEIDFLRILLIYLQFNNFDKCTIDLIQCLRSRSSTYEPFLLESEGFLLSAYINLQMLDKIATMRDKIYNTPFDLQNEKLETVLNVLRMKLQLMAWENDHRLFEKVFIQEAPKLREEVFDLDNATKKTSSQYIKVILFNIDVLITASALQLAKNNMVRAATESKKALKLSVSLLRKLDNLSEKTRLNVVSYLTCSYLSLLNLYIHLGVARDCEFYVNELSTLLCDLNEPTIVFKCLQFLYEYYQLTGQTELAATALGKCNNAFDYIDGESNILALTSFFFINNENEKLLDSLGLFFKEGIDETFLPYYWRLKMGIPVEEWTKQSKYKASYEVNKLDMLYRRVLKQLESEPFFRSMFESLVIIPSCHLPAEQSSKKQLAFPGKKALILEVMASPRPSTMTPRGKHMRQKFDRAVAIDNLKALKDSVEELQLSSLKNHELSRVASFYSLALSLLSNLSITTSLVDNLLDEFALSELPKCMPLYYDKALAAIGNDIYESFCLLPLSSMDDPVAIQREKSLAAQKRICQNPIPFNVISIDYCSVTGSLLISKIETFNDRKVHLRMPLNRAHARDLDSKMLSFEQARRELSDIIGESNASTSIEVTSSINSREQRKEWWQTRYELDRRLHELLKNIEDCWFNGMKGFFGTEIVDSELLQDFKNEVNDILHQNLPSRKQIGNRDMFLQLDDWIVELVLRLSPQCPDFMPMMEDLIYIILDILLYHGEENAYDEIDIDTIHVQLEEIVRKFRPRLLSMKKLSHTFLVVSSSCHSFPWECLSFLKPLSITRVPSISILDDLLKKCNDGISPKVPSQNKISMILNPHGDLSKTESRFSNLFKEIVKERPNSTLLINQKPDEKTFLEMATSSNLFIYLGHGGGEQYARVKEIKKFDHIAPTFLLGCSSASMKAFGKLEPTGTVYSYLLGGCPLVLGNLWDVTDKDIDKFSESVFQKIGLSCDASINSSQEHTISTAVSKSRDVCHLKYLNGAAPVVYGLPMRFR, encoded by the coding sequence ATGTCGAAACCCGAAGAGCCCTTAAATGAGGTGAGTTTGAACACGCCAGCGAAGAAGCAAGCCATATATCCTGCGAGCTTGCTCACGAAACAGTCATTTAGCAGACATGGTGGCGAGAATGTGTTCCGATATGAGGTGAAACGAAGCTATGTCTCGAGTAAGTATATCGACCATCATTACGGATTTATTTCTGAAAAtctgaaaagaaagaaacCTATTAAGAGCCAAATAGACCTTTTGCATCAGTCGTTCAGTGAGCTATATCGAATATTTATCCAGGTTCATATGTGGGAGGACTTACGCCTCCTAACCAAGCGACATTTGATGGTCATAGTTGGTTTACTTAATGAAAATGATGTCAATGGCGCGACTAGTGAGATACTTCATCTTTACAACGCAACCAATAACCAAGCTGTAAAGGATCTACATGGGATACTGCTGGCAGATTTCATCTACCCTAACGAATGCTATTTAACAAGCCTTAAATTGCTGGCGTTGCAGGCGATCTTAAGGGCAAAGAGTGCGCATGAACATGCAGATTCCATCCTGAAATTGTTCGCTTTGGATAAACGATATCTCTTGAGGGATGCTAATGTCAAGATTCACATGGTGATTCAACTCctgctcaatttcttcatgttATTACCAAGTGGCAAAGCGATGCTTGGTTTGAAATTCTTACAATATGTCAAACAGTACAAACTGGAATTTGAGGGTTACATCAAGAACATGGACGACTTGACATTTCAGGATCAATTGAAGTACTATGCCCGAGAAATGACTGATGACGCCAGGATATACTTGGCTTGTTTTTATGATGATTATTCAAAGTATTGTTCGACTCCACAAAAGATCATGCTCACCGATTTTGTTCAAAAGTCGCTTAAGGAGCACGCATCACTGCCAGATTTGATACAACAGTCAAATGTAACAGGGAGCCGATCTTGCTTTATGAATTATAGTTCAAAGCGATTGGTTCAAGTGACTTCAAGCATTCTAAAGTCTGAGGACTGCCCCATTTCAACCGCCGTGAGCTTATTGAAGCAATCATGGGAAGTTATCAGATTCAATGGTGGTAACGAAACCAATGGCAAAAGGATTTTATTTGACAAAACATTGTCATTTCTTAATTCCAAAATAAGCGTGTTGACGGAGAATCAGATGGCCATTCGCGATCTGCTAGAATTGATGGCTGAATACTGTATTGACGATAACCAGTTCAAAAGGATGTCGAATCTCGTTAATGTTCTCTTCAACTCGTTCGTTGTTCTCAAAAATATggaattcttgaaattaGCGGCCCATCTTGAATCCCGAAGATACATGCTAGAAAGAGAAAGCGGTCTCCTACGACCCATaattgagaaatttgaaagattcaTCTCAAAAGCGACGAGCCGGGAAGCAAAATTGCAAATATTTGGATACTTATTCAACCTTCAGATGGCTGGCAGAACTTTGGGAAAGCTCCAGAGCTTTTGTCAGCTTGTTTACCTGCGATGTTTTCAGAAGCTGCAGCTAACGAAATACATTGAGTTTCGGAATTGCTCGGAAGTTATGCTAGCTTTCTTCTACGGAGTTTCTCCGGTCAAAGAGATTAACATAGAAGGATGGTGTCCCATAACGCAAATGTTGTACTCATGCATTTCCGGTAAATTCTGTCTTGGAACGATAGATGTCAATCCAGAAACCAATAAATGGCATTTTTTACACAAGTATGAGGTCTTGATAAAAGCTGCATACTGTTTCAATATTGAAATGAGCAAACACAGCACCTTCAACCTCGCTTCAATAACAAGCAATTACATGAATAAATGGGTGATGCGGAAGTCAccttcagcttcagaaaAAGttgcagcttttgaaatcGACTTCCTAAGGATTTTGTTGATTTATCTCCAATTTAACAATTTTGACAAGTGCACCATAGACCTTATCCAATGCCTCCGCTCAAGGAGCTCAACTTATGAGCCTTTCCTGCTGGAATCAGAAGGCTTCCTCCTCTCGGCATATAtcaatcttcaaatgcttgatAAAATTGCAACGATGAGGGACAAAATTTACAATACCCCATTTGatttgcaaaatgaaaaGCTAGAAACCGTCCTGAATGTTTTGCGGATGAAGTTACAGCTTATGGCTTGGGAAAATGACCATAGATTATTTGAGAAGGttttcatccaagaagCGCCGAAGCTTAGAGAGGAAGTCTTTGACCTTGATAACGCCACGAAGAAAACGTCGTCTCAATATATTAAAGTCATCCTGTTCAACATCGACGTTCTCATAACAGCTTCAGCCCTACAACTGGCTAAAAACAACATGGTGCGGGCGGCCACTGAGAGTAAGAAGGCTCTCAAACTGTCTGTTTCTCTGCTTAGGAAACTAGACAACCTGTCCGAGAAAACAAGATTAAACGTGGTTAGCTATCTCACTTGCTCATATCTCTCGCTGCTGAACCTTTACATTCATCTAGGCGTTGCTCGTGATTGCGAGTTCTATGTCAATGAGCTGTCAACTTTGTTATGCGATCTAAATGAACCAACTATCGTTTTCAAATGCTTACAATTTTTGTATGAGTACTATCAACTTACTGGTCAAACAGAACTCGCTGCGACCGCTCTCGGGAAGTGCAACAATGCATTCGATTACATTGACGGGGAATCCAATATTTTAGCATTaacatctttcttctttatcAATAATGAAAATGAGAAGTTGTTGGATTCACTTGGGCTATTTTTTAAAGAAGGCATCGACGAAACCTTTCTTCCTTATTACTGGCGTCTCAAGATGGGAATTCCAGTCGAGGAATGGACCAAACAAAGTAAATATAAAGCAAGCTACGAAGTCAATAAACTGGATATGCTTTATCGACGTGTATTGAAGCAATTAGAAAGTGAGCCCTTCTTTCGGAGCATGTTCGAGTCCCTGGTAATCATACCCTCCTGCCATTTACCTGCCGAGCAATCTTCGAAGAAACAGCTTGCGTTCCCTGGCAAGAAAGCGCTCATATTGGAAGTAATGGCATCTCCCAGACCTTCGACCATGACTCCTAGAGGAAAACATATGAGGCAAAAGTTTGATAGAGCGGTTGCAATCGATAACTTGAAGGCATTGAAAGATTCGGTGGAAGAGCTCCAGCTGTCTTCGCTCAAGAACCATGAATTATCAAGGGTTGCTTCTTTTTATTCTTTGGCCTTGTCTCTCCTTTCGAATTTGAGCATTACTACGTCATTAGTGGATAATTTGCTAGATGAGTTTGCTCTTTCAGAGTTGCCCAAATGCATGCCCCTATATTACGATAAAGCACTGGCAGCTATTGGTAATGACATTTATGAGAGCTTTTGCCTGTTACCTTTATCATCGATGGATGACCCTGTCGCTATACAACGAGAGAAGTCGTTAGCAGCTCAGAAACGCATTTGTCAGAATCCTATTCCCTTCAATGTAATTTCAATCGATTATTGTTCCGTTACTGGAAGTCTCCTCATCTCAAAGATTGAAACGTTCAATGATCGCAAGGTTCATCTACGAATGCCGCTTAATAGGGCCCATGCGCGCGATCTTGATTCTAAAATGCTATCTTTTGAGCAGGCTAGAAGAGAGCTATCAGATATAATCGGGGAGAGTAACGCCAGCACGTCTATTGAAGTCACTAGCTCTATTAACTCAAGGGAACAAAGGAAAGAATGGTGGCAAACTCGCTATGAACTTGACAGAAGATTGCATGAGCTACTAAAGAATATCGAAGATTGCTGGTTCAATGGGATGAAGGGCTTTTTCGGTACAGAGATTGTCGATTCTGAGCTGTTGCAGGACTTCAAAAACGAGGTCAACGACATTTTGCACCAAAACCTGCCCAGTCGAAAACAGATTGGTAACCGTGACATGTTCTTACAATTAGATGACTGGATTGTGGAGCTGGTTCTGAGATTGAGTCCTCAATGCCCAGATTTCATGCCAATGATGGAGGATTTGATCTATATCATTCTCGACATCTTGCTATATCACGGGGAAGAAAATGCATATGATGAAATAGATATCGATACTATCCATGTCcagctggaagaaattgtGAGGAAATTCCGGCCTCGATTGCTGTCGATGAAAAAGCTATCACATACATTTTTGGTTGTGAGCAGTTCATGTCATTCGTTTCCCTGGGAATGCTTATCCTTCCTTAAGCCACTTTCAATCACAAGAGTTCCGTCGATCAGTATTTTGGACGATTTATTAAAGAAATGTAATGATGGAATCTCACCAAAGGTCCCGTCGCAGAACAAGATATCCATGATTTTAAACCCTCACGGTGATTTGAGCAAGACTGAATCTCGTTTTTCTAACTtgttcaaagagattgtAAAGGAAAGGCCAAATTCAACTTTGTTGATAAACCAGAAGCCAGACGAGAAAACGTTTCTGGAGATGGCAACTTCttccaatctcttcatTTACCTAGGTCATGGTGGTGGTGAGCAATATGCTCGGGTCAAAGAGATTAAGAAGTTTGATCATATTGCTCCGACATTCCTCCTGGGATGTTCTTCCGCCTCAATGAAAGCGTTCGGTAAGTTAGAGCCAACAGGAACGGTTTATTCTTATTTATTGGGAGGCTGCCCATTGGTCCTTGGAAATCTTTGGGACGTTACGGACAAGGACATCGATAAATTTAGCGAAAGCGTTTTCCAGAAGATCGGACTCAGCTGCGATGCCAGCATCAACTCGAGCCAAGAACACACGATCTCGACAGCCGTTTCAAAATCAAGAGACGTTTGTCatttgaagtatttgaaTGGCGCAGCACCCGTCGTCTATGGTCTACCCATGCGGTTTAGATAA
- the TEL2 gene encoding Tel2p (ancestral locus Anc_3.442), giving the protein MGNSDIALLENSPNASVFHTVLKSLNERDELLSLVEILPIIKKVVPIYPSLRQESRKILLNLLSRNFNFIAQLVSFTSSLPEKQAEKRIYKSLIVKLIVENNQCLLNYLKQCATNKILYNDMKALLFGSKLFNCISTEMDITDYLRLLREHWRYALTSTSQQELMQRGNQLGELLITMLTLHPVLTRVIMAEEFLLTTTEFFKSLKIIVHNSTPLNRQKLLKNLIYPYLDVHATRHNCQSVYSILRELAIGDSVDGYYILRLNSPVLQECTVRLLSSNSSARLLRLLLQMFAKIDIASDEKVCEILVMVLKYSCNSDLKSRIGTDTKFLDGVTARLMHKDHVVRERTMFVAKVVSNGDVKYDSDFVIDIPDLKLSDDNLTIDFSSLSTSATDPPNMSRPSTQPPVDNSFSVDSDDDDSDYDEKGREIVFLKDLVMEFARLENKRGISPLSLLKLTVKLVRQKKDFPSEVSYYSTGLLSSIACLNNNLDEPHFEQGRINALVSMLVVTPDKATELMRIFFTSELSLQQKISILSSFGLSARELRGFDDESIAKPQYDFPTSRLPWDKPENASIDDHQLAYGQDLSMQKVVWKSKKLTTSYKKEPMKNRFRRYAGLFFYPLAQAWLDGINLGTFDELFKSHYLMTLHIIYRCADPVHDYDRITELMKEVLADASQQGIKI; this is encoded by the coding sequence ATGGGGAATTCCGACATTGCCTTGCTAGAGAACAGTCCAAATGCTTCTGTTTTTCACACGGTTCTGAAGAGTTTGAACGAGcgagatgagctgctttCGCTGGTTGAGATCCTACCGATAATAAAGAAGGTTGTGCCGATCTATCCTTCGTTAAGGCaagaatcaagaaaaaTACTTTTGAATCTCCTTTCGAGAAACTTCAACTTCATTGCACAACTAGTATCTTTCACATCGTCGTTGCCAGAGAAACAGGCAGAAAAAAGGATCTACAAATCGCTGATAGTCAAGCTGATTGTAGAGAACAACCAATGTTTGTTAAACTATCTGAAACAGTGCGCCACGAATAAGATACTTTACAATGACATGAAAGCGCTGCTATTCGGGAGTAAACTATTTAATTGTATCTCGACCGAAATGGATATTACTGACTATCTGAGACTTTTACGGGAGCACTGGCGATACGCACTAACCAGTACATCCCAGCAGGAGTTGATGCAACGCGGGAACCAGCTTGGTGAGCTTTTAATCACGATGTTAACGTTGCATCCAGTTCTCACTAGGGTTATCATGGCTGAAGAATTCCTCCTAACAACAACAGAGTTCTTTAAGTCGCTTAAGATAATTGTTCACAACTCCACGCCCTTGAATCGGCAGAAGCTCCTGAAGAATCTCATCTATCCATATTTAGACGTGCACGCTACCAGACACAATTGTCAGTCGGTTTACTCTATTCTTAGGGAATTGGCCATTGGCGATTCTGTTGATGGGTATTACATTCTGCGTTTGAATTCGCCAGTTTTACAGGAGTGTACCGTACGACTTttatcttcaaattcatcagCAAGATTGCTCAggttgctgctgcagaTGTTTGCCAAAATTGACATAGCCAGCGATGAGAAAGTCTGCGAAATACTTGTCATGGTTTTGAAGTACTCGTGTAACTCTGATTTAAAGAGCCGAATTGGAACCGATACCAAGTTTCTCGACGGTGTGACTGCTAGATTGATGCACAAGGATCATGTAGTCAGGGAACGCACTATGTTCGTCGCTAAAGTTGTCTCTAATGGTGATGTAAAATACGACAGCGATTTTGTGATTGACATTCCAGATTTGAAGCTATCTGACGACAATTTAACTATTGATTTTAGTAGCCTGAGCACCTCTGCAACAGACCCACCAAACATGTCGCGACCTTCAACTCAGCCGCCTGTTGACAACTCCTTTTCGGTTGACAGCGATGACGATGATAGCGATTATGATGaaaaaggaagagaaaTCGTCTTCTTGAAGGACCTGGTCATGGAGTTTGCAAGATTGGAGAATAAGAGAGGAATAAGCCCTCTGTcgcttttgaaattgacaGTGAAGCTAGTAAGACAAAAGAAGGATTTTCCTAGCGAAGTATCCTACTATAGTACGGGTTTATTGTCCAGCATCGCTTGTCTGAACAATAATCTAGACGAGCCGCATTTCGAACAAGGCCGCATCAATGCCCTTGTGAGCATGCTAGTGGTAACACCTGATAAGGCCACAGAACTTATGAGAATTTTCTTCACATCTGAACTCTCTTTGCAACAAAAAATATCCATATTATCTAGTTTTGGGCTCTCGGCAAGAGAACTAAGAGGCTTTGATGACGAATCGATCGCCAAACCACAGTATGATTTTCCTACCAGTCGGTTACCTTGGGACAAGCCAGAAAATGCGTCAATCGATGATCATCAACTTGCCTATGGCCAAGATTTGTCGATGCAGAAGGTTGTTTggaaatcgaagaagcttaCAACAAGTTATAAGAAAGAGCCTATGAAGAATCGGTTCAGGCGATATGCCGGGCTTTTTTTTTATCCTTTAGCTCAGGCATGGCTCGATGGCATAAATCTCGGTACCTTCGATGAGCTTTTCAAGTCCCATTATCTGATGACGCTTCATATTATATATCGTTGTGCTGATCCCGTACACGACTACGACAGAATTACAGAGCTTATGAAGGAGGTTTTAGCAGACGCCTCGCAGCAAGGTATCAAGATATGA
- the RRG8 gene encoding Rrg8p (ancestral locus Anc_3.440) has product MNGTRIAVKDLLVTRRTPGVVKSGPRPLQVPKSPLLTNFEKWSDKKRKLYFDSGDCMAANGLGSFHLNQNLFASLLASPMRCDRMSRLKLPREYLTQLKLKNLQPKLGKHSLQLGFGQADCKGGKSSYVVNSNELLKKNVKSASSWIPIPALMSNMRYFNVSDVLVDKENFASESVIELRRGLERELGKLPKNGRGATLEGWDIVVCLEPKANSPFEIVRRESLEVIMFNVKFLDSERWVREAIQSHRNHELGMVLKLPEDSELVKCIYRIWASFSLLR; this is encoded by the coding sequence ATGAATGGAACCAGGATTGCAGTTAAGGATTTGCTGGTGACGAGAAGGACGCCCGGGGTGGTGAAAAGTGGTCCTCGACCTCTACAAGTGCCAAAATCGCCATTGTTGACCAACTTTGAGAAGTGGTCGGAtaagaagaggaagctgtACTTTGATAGCGGAGACTGCATGGCTGCCAATGGGTTGGGAAGTTTCCACTTAAATCAGAACTTGTTTGCGTCTTTGCTGGCTTCgccgatgagatgcgaCAGGATGTCAAGACTTAAGCTGCCTAGGGAATATTTGACTCAgctgaagctcaagaatCTACAACCAAAACTAGGTAAACATAGCTTACAGCTAGGCTTTGGGCAGGCGGACTGTAAGGGTGGTAAAAGCTCTTACGTAGTGAACTCGaatgagctgttgaagaaaaatgtGAAGTCAGCCAGCAGCTGGATCCCAATTCCAGCGTTGATGTCAAATATGAGATATTTCAACGTTTCAGATGTGCTTGTCGATAAGGAAAACTTTGCCAGTGAGAGCGTCATTGAGCTCCGCAGAGGCCTGGAACGTGAACTGGGCAAACTGCCGAAGAACGGGCGGGGAGCGACATTGGAGGGGTGGGATATTGTTGTCTGCTTGGAACCAAAGGCTAACAGTCCCTTCGAGATTGTACGACGAGAGTCTCTTGAGGTAATAATGTTTAATGTCAAGTTCCTCGATTCTGAACGCTGGGTACGCGAAGCCATACAGTCACATAGAAACCATGAGCTTGGAATGGTGCTCAAACTTCCAGAGGATAGCGAGCTTGTGAAATGCATCTATCGAATATGGGCCTCTTTTTCGTTGCTGAGGTAA
- a CDS encoding flavin reductase family protein (ancestral locus Anc_3.439), with translation MRLGFFRCQSTLVRQNITREKFRECMSKIANQAMVLSAASKSVVPHKSFRGLTISSLTSLSLKPQPLIQFNLQLPSFTSEALHETGFFAVHLLKPNTTSIKLAREFSKGAIINEKDRTYSPTRPFENLVENEHYVTYKIEGTDLVLPLLKNSERVLICQKKDVFQIGDHEIWVGQIEDIIVNEAQPTGGLLYCNRKYHSLGEKIG, from the coding sequence ATGAGACTGGGATTCTTTCGCTGCCAGTCCACACTCGTTAGACAGAATATAACTCGGGAGAAGTTCAGAGAATGTATGAGTAAAATTGCCAACCAGGCAATGGTGCTGTCAGCTGCTAGCAAGAGTGTGGTCCCACACAAGTCATTCCGTGGTCTAACAATCTCATCTCTGACATCGCTGTCGCTGAAACCACAGCCACTGATCCAGTTCAACCTGCAATTGCCCTCATTCACCTCGGAAGCATTGCACGAGACAGGCTTCTTTGCAGTGCACCTACTCAAGCCCAACACTACGTCGATTAAGCTGGCGAGAGAGTTCAGTAAGGGTGCCATCATCAATGAGAAGGATCGTACCTATTCGCCCACAAGACCATTCGAGAATCTGGTTGAGAATGAGCACTACGTTACATACAAGATCGAGGGAACTGATCTGGTGCTCCCATTGCTCAAAAACTCGGAAAGGGTACTCATTTGTCAGAAGAAGGATGTGTTCCAGATTGGAGACCATGAGATATGGGTCGGCCAGATTGAGGATATAATTGTCAATGAGGCCCAGCCAACAGGCGGACTGCTCTATTGCAATCGTAAGTACCATTCCTTGGGGGAAAAAATCGGATAG